A genomic region of Candidatus Zixiibacteriota bacterium contains the following coding sequences:
- a CDS encoding S8 family serine peptidase has product MSKIIDKSCLGIVQWMLLVMFLIIPTIAIANAPENPVVQEELYQPGVVLIQLSSSATNSTGYTLRSGSQSASQTGLADVDVLLQAQGLTEVSLPLVQPANIELAAQMGLDRRIRCKVSTSTDIESLASDLVLLADVESASPNWRVDLMTVPNDTLYSLQWGHDNQGQMQDCGCSCTGAVNGGCCDHEDGSPVGSIDFDADVDMAWSAMGSFGDENIIIAILDTGTDPHPDLRLVPGWNVADNNSNTSDIQGHGTATAGIAAAIADNNKGVAGVAGGCSVMPVRVMNQSGWIYASYVADGMIYAANNGAHVISISIGGPSSSEYDFASNYAYNSGVTLFASAGNTNCNGLSYPAGCTNVIAVGAASPCGERKRSSSISTCLNWNVCADNLSTSCDREHWWGSSYGSGLDIIAPTILPTTARSETLERTIPSGPEYYYTMWFNGTSCSCPFAAGIAGLLLSIDPSLTPAQVKQLIIDGANDVTTGHATVGYDIYTGYGMVNAFNSVVIELALDTDEDGILDDGDFSGDPNDNPCTGGEIANCDDNCVDDYNPNQEDIDGDGIGDVCDSCPGHPHQCGSCYIPHILGDVNMDGNVNILDVVYLINYVYKEGPEPEPYAIAGDVNCDNLVNILDINYIIAFIYKEGPEPQDCCPESGLYKPMPTVLKVNPTTTEACITELYDGYNTTIVLNSEVDLQGLELRIDCEEGATITNLTPNLQLFASEADGWYRVGLLDTKSKGHMAAGLNSVIEVTGKAQTTEAIGVNQEGVEVGIRVQAAEKEAKLPTSFALHDCSPNPFNPITIISYDLQVAVNVELVVYNVIGQRIATLVSEYQMAGNYKVDWNGKDESGQTVASGIYLYRLTAGEFVKTKRMMLLK; this is encoded by the coding sequence ATGTCAAAGATAATAGACAAATCTTGTTTGGGAATTGTCCAATGGATGTTGCTCGTAATGTTTTTAATTATACCGACTATTGCGATTGCAAATGCACCCGAGAACCCTGTCGTCCAGGAAGAATTATACCAACCAGGCGTGGTATTAATTCAATTATCATCATCTGCAACTAATTCAACTGGATATACTTTACGCTCTGGTTCTCAATCTGCCTCACAAACAGGATTGGCAGATGTTGATGTATTATTACAGGCTCAAGGTTTAACTGAGGTTAGCCTTCCATTAGTTCAGCCAGCTAATATCGAATTGGCTGCTCAAATGGGATTGGATAGGAGAATTAGGTGTAAAGTAAGTACATCTACCGATATTGAATCGCTGGCTTCAGATTTAGTTTTATTGGCAGATGTTGAATCAGCTTCTCCAAATTGGCGGGTAGATTTAATGACTGTCCCAAACGACACTTTATATTCACTGCAATGGGGGCACGACAATCAAGGACAAATGCAGGATTGTGGATGCAGTTGCACCGGCGCAGTGAATGGGGGTTGTTGTGATCATGAAGATGGTAGCCCGGTAGGTTCAATTGATTTTGATGCCGATGTTGATATGGCATGGAGTGCAATGGGGTCGTTTGGAGATGAAAATATTATTATCGCTATTCTTGATACTGGTACCGATCCACATCCGGATCTCAGATTGGTTCCCGGGTGGAATGTGGCCGACAATAATTCCAATACTTCTGATATTCAAGGCCATGGCACTGCCACGGCCGGGATTGCCGCCGCCATCGCAGATAATAACAAGGGTGTTGCAGGAGTTGCGGGCGGTTGTTCGGTAATGCCTGTTCGTGTTATGAATCAATCTGGGTGGATATATGCTTCATATGTCGCTGATGGCATGATTTATGCTGCAAATAATGGCGCTCATGTTATTTCTATAAGTATTGGTGGACCTAGCAGTTCAGAATATGACTTCGCTTCAAATTATGCGTATAATTCAGGCGTAACTTTGTTTGCCTCTGCGGGAAATACTAATTGCAATGGACTATCATACCCCGCCGGATGCACCAATGTTATTGCGGTTGGCGCAGCCAGTCCTTGTGGTGAGAGAAAAAGATCCAGTAGTATTAGTACCTGCCTAAATTGGAATGTTTGCGCTGATAATCTCAGTACTTCATGCGATAGAGAACATTGGTGGGGAAGTTCTTATGGAAGCGGTTTAGACATTATCGCTCCTACTATATTACCAACCACTGCCAGATCAGAAACTCTGGAACGCACCATTCCATCCGGTCCTGAATACTATTATACTATGTGGTTTAACGGGACATCATGTTCTTGCCCGTTTGCGGCAGGAATTGCCGGCCTATTGTTATCTATTGACCCATCGCTAACTCCTGCTCAAGTAAAGCAATTAATAATTGATGGAGCAAATGATGTAACAACTGGTCATGCAACGGTAGGGTATGATATTTATACTGGCTATGGAATGGTTAATGCTTTTAACTCAGTAGTAATTGAATTGGCTCTTGATACCGACGAAGACGGCATACTTGATGATGGCGACTTTAGCGGTGATCCGAACGACAATCCTTGTACAGGAGGAGAAATCGCCAATTGTGATGATAATTGTGTTGACGATTATAATCCCAATCAGGAAGATATAGATGGGGACGGCATCGGCGATGTTTGCGATAGTTGTCCCGGCCATCCGCATCAGTGTGGCTCGTGTTATATCCCTCACATATTGGGTGATGTCAATATGGATGGGAACGTCAATATACTTGATGTCGTATATCTAATAAATTACGTGTACAAGGAAGGGCCGGAACCAGAACCCTATGCCATAGCAGGTGATGTGAATTGTGATAATCTGGTGAATATTTTGGATATTAATTATATCATTGCATTTATATATAAGGAAGGGCCAGAACCTCAAGATTGCTGCCCCGAGAGTGGTTTGTATAAGCCGATGCCAACTGTCTTGAAGGTTAATCCGACAACCACAGAGGCTTGTATCACAGAGTTGTATGATGGCTACAACACCACTATTGTGCTCAATTCTGAGGTCGACCTGCAGGGTCTGGAGCTTCGAATCGATTGTGAAGAAGGAGCTACAATCACCAACCTGACACCGAATCTCCAGCTCTTTGCCTCTGAAGCAGATGGCTGGTACCGAGTCGGCCTGCTCGACACGAAAAGCAAAGGGCACATGGCAGCCGGACTCAATTCGGTTATTGAAGTAACCGGAAAGGCTCAGACTACAGAGGCGATTGGTGTGAATCAGGAAGGGGTTGAAGTAGGCATAAGGGTCCAAGCTGCAGAGAAGGAGGCGAAGTTGCCCACGTCTTTTGCACTCCATGACTGCTCCCCCAACCCGTTCAACCCGATAACCATCATCAGCTATGACCTACAGGTTGCCGTAAATGTGGAATTGGTAGTGTACAACGTCATCGGACAGCGTATCGCGACTCTTGTTAGCGAATACCAAATGGCTGGTAACTACAAGGTTGATTGGAATGGCAAGGACGAAAGCGGCCAAACTGTCGCCAGCGGAATCTATCTCTACCGCCTAACCGCAGGTG